Proteins encoded together in one Miscanthus floridulus cultivar M001 chromosome 16, ASM1932011v1, whole genome shotgun sequence window:
- the LOC136513865 gene encoding G-type lectin S-receptor-like serine/threonine-protein kinase At2g19130 has product MAGAARASPQLVYAALMLALVVPAHVSVLVRAQQDTLAADRPLSGDAKLVSRGGKFAPGFFQPDGGVSGNSYIGIWYNNIAVRTPVWVANRDRPVSDPATSRLTIAPDGDLVLLDRPSGTPVWSTNATAANRNAANNATAVAVLHDTGNLVLAPASNVSDVLWQSFDHIGDTWLPGAKLRRDKAAGVIQGMTSWRARGDPAPGLYTLQLDPAGAPQYVLLWNGTREYWLTGDWNGRFFTGAPEVAASGGDSGYSFRFVDDPRESYFTYDFADNSTVYRFVTGVSGQVKGWFWEAFQRWNLVYAEAKARCAVPRSGGAFGVCSQAVSGACGCARGFTPRDAASWGLGDYTGGCVRNAELQCAVNNGSTDAAGSKTKVMEMDRFFRMDGMRLPDDGHVNVTGAASPGECERTCLGDCTCSAYAYNGSCVLWNSELQNLADGYGSQADAGSLYFRLAASEFSGARSHKRRTIEIAIGGALAVVCFLIIASILIVRTTMARRKKIVQAGLTTAEGCVTSFKYRDLQSLTKNFSDKLGGGAFGSVFRGQLPDGTAIAVKKLEGLRQGEKQFRAEVSTLGTIQHVNLIHLLGFCSEGGDRKLLVYEYMPNGSLDRHLFGATLYTLSWRARHHIALGVAKGLAYLHDKCRDCIMHCDLKPENILLDADFAPKVADFGLAKLVGRDFSRVLTTVRGTIVYHAPEWISGEAITAKGDVFSYGMMLFEIVSGRRNVEHGKSEPDSSSSGAGNGHAATATFFPLLAARKLAEAEGDVKALLDQELGGDADIEEVSMCKVACWCIQHDVDARPTMAEVVQALEGHMDFELPPVPRYMEALTGQSMHQIQ; this is encoded by the exons ATGGCAGGTGCTGCCCGCGCGTCTCCCCAGCTGGTTTACGCCGCGCTCATGCTAGCGCTGGTCGTCCCGGCGCACGTCTCTGTGCTCGTGCGCGCCCAGCAGGACACGCTCGCCGCCGACCGGCCGCTCTCCGGCGACGCGAAGCTCGTCTCCCGTGGCGGCAAATTCGCACCGGGCTTCTTCCAGCCAG ACGGAGGAGTCTCAGGCAACTCGTACATCGGCATCTGGTACAACAACATCGCTGTCCGGACGCCGGTCTGGGTAGCCAACCGCGACAGGCCCGTCTCCGACCCGGCGACCTCGCGGCTCACCATCGCGCCCGACGGCGACCTCGTCCTGCTCGACCGCCCGTCGGGCACGCCCGTCTGGTCCACCAACGCCACCGCCGCCAACAGGAACGCCGCCAACAATGCCACGGCCGTCGCCGTGCTGCACGACACGGGCAACCTTGTGCTTGCGCCGGCGTCGAACGTCTCGGACGTGCTGTGGCAGAGCTTCGACCACATCGGCGACACGTGGCTGCCCGGCGCGAAGCTGAGGCGGGACAAGGCCGCCGGCGTCATCCAGGGGATGACCTCGTGGAGGGCGCGCGGGGACCCGGCGCCGGGGCTGTACACGCTCCAGCTCGACCCGGCCGGCGCGCCGCAGTACGTGCTGCTGTGGAACGGCACGCGCGAGTACTGGCTCACCGGCGACTGGAACGGCCGCTTCTTCACGGGCGCGCCGGAGGTGGCCGCGTCGGGCGGGGACTCCGGCTACAGCTTCCGGTTCGTGGACGACCCACGGGAGAGCTACTTCACGTACGACTTCGCCGACAACTCCACGGTGTACCGCTTCGTCACGGGCGTGTCCGGGCAGGTCAAGGGGTGGTTCTGGGAGGCGTTCCAGCGGTGGAACCTGGTGTACGCCGAGGCCAAGGCGCGTTGCGCCGTGCCGCGCAGCGGCGGCGCCTTCGGCGTCTGCTCCCAGGCGGTGTCCGGCGCCTGCGGCTGCGCCAGGGGGTTCACGCCGCGGGACGCCGCGAGCTGGGGCCTCGGCGATTACACCGGTGGCTGCGTCCGGAACGCTGAGTTGCAGTGCGCCGTGAATAATGGCAGCACCGACGCCGCTGGCTCCAAGACAAAGGTAATGGAGATGGATAGGTTCTTCCGCATGGACGGCATGAGGCTCCCCGATGACGGTCACGTGAACGTCACAGGGGCGGCGAGTCCCGGCGAATGCGAGAGAACGTGCCTCGGAGACTGCACATGCTCTGCTTACGCGTACAACGGAAGCTGCGTCCTATGGAACAGCGAGCTACAAAACCTGGCGGACGGTTACGGAAGCCAGGCCGACGCCGGGAGCCTTTACTTCAGGCTGGCCGCGTCGGAGTTCTCCGGCGCGAGGAGCCACAAGCGGAGGACCATAGAGATCGCCATCGGCGGCGCACTCGCAGTCGTCTGCTTCTTGATCATCGCGTCCATCCTCATCGTCCGTACAACGATGGCACGGCGAAAAAAGATTGTCCAAGCTGGACTCACCACCGCCGAGGGATGCGTGACTAGCTTCAAATACAGGGATCTCCAGTCCCTGACCAAGAACTTCTCCGACAAGCTCGGCGGTGGCGCCTTCGGCTCCGTGTTCCGGGGTCAGCTCCCCGACGGCACTGCCATCGCTGTCAAGAAGCTGGAGGGGCTCCGGCAAGGCGAGAAGCAGTTCCGCGCGGAGGTGAGCACGCTGGGCACCATCCAGCACGTCAACCTGATCCACCTGCTCGGCTTCTGCTCCGAGGGCGGCGACCGGAAGTTGCTCGTCTACGAGTACATGCCCAACGGCTCGCTGGACCGGCACCTGTTCGGCGCCACGCTCTACACGCTCAGCTGGCGCGCGCGGCACCACATCGCGCTTGGCGTCGCCAAGGGGCTCGCCTACCTGCACGACAAGTGCCGGGACTGCATCATGCACTGCGACTTGAAGCCGGAGAACATCCTCCTCGACGCCGACTTCGCTCCCAAGGTGGCCGACTTCGGCCTCGCCAAGCTCGTCGGCAGAGACTTCAGCCGCGTGCTGACCACCGTGCGCGGAACCATCGTGTACCACGCACCAGAGTGGATCAGCGGCGAGGCGATCACCGCCAAAGGCGACGTGTTCAGCTACGGCATGATGCTGTTCGAGATCGTGTCCGGGAGAAGAAACGTCGAGCACGGCAAGTCCGAGCCGGACTCGTCGTCTAGCGGCGCGGGCAACGGCCACGCTGCGACGGCGACGTTCTTCCCCTTGCTGGCTGCGAGGAAGCTGGCGGAGGCGGAGGGGGACGTGAAAGCGCTGCTGGACCAGGAGCTGGGAGGGGACGCTGACATCGAGGAGGTGAGCATGTGCAAGGTCGCCTGCTGGTGCATCCAGCACGACGTTGACGCGCGGCCAACGATGGCGGAGGTGGTGCAGGCTCTGGAGGGGCATATGGACTTCGAGTTGCCACCGGTGCCGAGGTACATGGAAGCGCTCACTGGACAATCGATGCACCAGATACAGTAG